The following proteins are encoded in a genomic region of Acidobacteriota bacterium:
- a CDS encoding methyltransferase domain-containing protein: MMAQYTEQFYHAHKAGALSSARAVVPFVQQLLQPAAVVDVGCGSGAWLAVWRECGVTDVRGVDGAYVKPESLLIPAEQFTAHDLTQPLRLARQFDLVMSLEVAEHLPAEHAARFVQTLTALGPVVLFSAAIPQQGGVGHINEQWPQYWAELFTRFDYVAIDCLRRRCWHDPAVEWFYAQNMVLYAQRAFVAGHAALQRELINQSGPPPALVHPRKYLAELVAVEELRALAKDLAVIPAGEQFILLDEAQTDALLLAGRRWLPFPERNGHYAGPPVDAAETLAELERLQRGGARWLVVTAPAFWWLDYYTEFNARLQSAHRCVVTNERVKVFALL, encoded by the coding sequence ATGATGGCCCAATACACCGAACAGTTTTATCACGCACATAAAGCAGGCGCGCTCAGTTCAGCGCGCGCCGTCGTGCCCTTTGTGCAGCAGTTGTTGCAGCCCGCTGCGGTCGTGGATGTCGGTTGCGGCAGCGGCGCGTGGCTGGCCGTGTGGCGCGAGTGCGGCGTGACGGATGTGCGCGGCGTGGATGGAGCTTATGTCAAACCGGAGTCGTTGTTGATTCCGGCGGAGCAATTCACCGCGCACGATTTGACGCAACCGCTCAGGCTCGCGCGCCAATTCGATTTGGTGATGTCGCTCGAAGTCGCCGAACACTTGCCCGCCGAACACGCCGCGCGCTTTGTGCAAACGCTGACGGCGCTGGGGCCGGTAGTGTTGTTCTCGGCGGCGATTCCGCAGCAGGGCGGCGTCGGTCACATCAACGAACAGTGGCCGCAATACTGGGCTGAGCTTTTCACGCGGTTTGATTACGTCGCCATTGATTGCCTGCGCCGCCGCTGCTGGCACGATCCGGCGGTCGAATGGTTTTACGCGCAGAATATGGTTTTGTATGCCCAGCGCGCTTTCGTCGCGGGGCACGCGGCGTTGCAGCGCGAGTTGATCAATCAATCCGGCCCGCCGCCCGCGCTGGTGCATCCGCGCAAGTATCTGGCGGAGTTGGTGGCGGTTGAAGAACTGCGCGCGCTGGCGAAAGACCTCGCCGTCATTCCTGCTGGCGAGCAATTCATTTTGCTAGACGAAGCGCAAACCGATGCGTTGTTGTTGGCTGGACGGCGCTGGCTGCCGTTTCCAGAGCGCAATGGGCATTACGCCGGGCCGCCTGTTGACGCGGCGGAGACACTGGCCGAATTGGAACGCTTGCAACGCGGTGGCGCGCGTTGGCTGGTGGTGACTGCGCCCGCGTTTTGGTGGCTGGACTATTACACTGAATTCAATGCGCGCTTGCAGTCGGCGCATCGCTGCGTCGTCACCAACGAGCGCGTCAAGGTCTTCGCACTTTTGTGA
- a CDS encoding class I SAM-dependent methyltransferase, which translates to MTEPFNNERRAALLHGDFSATLERVQPYTMVNRESLTALAQQVSAVLVYDIPGAFVECGAWRGGASFLMADLLRQAGATERRVWLCDSFEGIPPPQALDGAAAQAWAADQSGAYSFDNLRVGLEEVQQSAAALGLRQYTEFVKGYFEQTLPAVRARIGPIALLRIDCDWYASVRCCLEQLFEQVVEGGFVIFDDYHTYDGCALAVHEFMGARKLPYRLEHVAGKLGVFDYYHAAYFRKGGAPWTQLYPCSRARQELAALLPEGATFILLDQAELGAEIAPHCRALPFPEQDGYYNGPPADDAAALAELARQRAAGARWLVVAWPAFWWLDYYAELNEWLSTQARRVWESERLIVFALGEDTVPRA; encoded by the coding sequence ATGACAGAGCCGTTCAACAACGAGCGCCGCGCGGCCCTGCTGCACGGCGATTTCAGCGCAACGCTCGAGCGCGTGCAACCATACACGATGGTCAACCGCGAGTCGTTGACCGCGTTGGCGCAGCAGGTGAGCGCGGTGCTGGTGTATGACATTCCGGGCGCGTTCGTCGAATGCGGTGCGTGGCGCGGCGGCGCTTCGTTTTTGATGGCGGATTTGTTGCGGCAGGCGGGCGCGACTGAGCGGCGTGTCTGGCTGTGCGATTCGTTCGAGGGCATCCCGCCGCCACAGGCGCTTGACGGCGCGGCGGCGCAAGCCTGGGCGGCAGATCAAAGCGGCGCATACAGCTTTGACAACTTGCGTGTCGGTTTGGAAGAAGTGCAGCAGAGCGCGGCGGCGTTAGGCTTGCGCCAGTACACCGAATTCGTCAAAGGCTATTTTGAACAGACGCTGCCTGCCGTGCGCGCACGCATCGGGCCGATTGCGTTGCTGCGCATTGATTGCGACTGGTACGCCAGTGTGCGTTGCTGTCTGGAGCAGCTTTTCGAGCAGGTTGTCGAAGGCGGTTTCGTGATCTTCGATGACTATCACACTTACGATGGCTGCGCGCTGGCCGTGCATGAGTTCATGGGCGCGCGCAAGTTGCCGTATCGGCTGGAGCACGTCGCGGGCAAGTTGGGCGTATTCGATTACTACCACGCGGCCTACTTTCGCAAAGGCGGCGCGCCGTGGACGCAGTTGTATCCGTGCTCGCGCGCCCGGCAGGAACTCGCGGCGCTCTTGCCCGAAGGCGCGACGTTCATCCTGCTGGATCAAGCGGAGCTTGGCGCAGAGATCGCGCCGCATTGTCGCGCGCTGCCGTTTCCTGAACAGGATGGCTATTACAACGGGCCACCTGCGGACGATGCGGCAGCACTGGCCGAATTGGCGCGGCAGCGCGCGGCAGGTGCGCGTTGGCTGGTCGTGGCATGGCCTGCATTTTGGTGGCTGGACTATTACGCTGAATTGAATGAATGGCTAAGCACGCAAGCGCGGCGCGTGTGGGAGAGCGAGCGGCTAATCGTGTTCGCGTTAGGGGAAGATACGGTACCGCGCGCGTGA
- a CDS encoding glycosyltransferase family 4 protein translates to MRDYSNRKLKIAHVVPVATPIPAPLGGSVEQVSYLLTEELVRRGHEVTLFATGNTHTSARLAALFPHGYYEDMDMWPWEHYEMINLAAACERAAEFDVIHYQAAYYPMSTVFSRLVKTPLSQTIHLQPPPEQVALWRYYAEANFVAISEHQRQALEGLNCAATIYHGLDLDNFPFSAIPEDYLAFLGRFTPGKGILQAIEVAKRTGLRLKMAAAETEYFHEEVKQHIDGRQIEYLGELGHADKVRLLGGARALLYPVQAAEPFGLVLTEAMACGTPVAALNQGAVPEIVSNGLSGYAAATLDELIEHLPEVMALPRAPVRRYVEAHFSVEAMTDGYEKLFYRLASAAEAKQGDPRERSADAAGGFCAS, encoded by the coding sequence ATGAGGGATTACTCCAACCGCAAACTCAAAATTGCGCACGTCGTGCCGGTCGCGACGCCGATTCCCGCGCCGCTAGGCGGTTCGGTGGAACAGGTGTCGTATCTGCTGACCGAAGAACTGGTGCGGCGCGGCCACGAGGTGACGCTGTTCGCCACGGGGAATACACACACGTCGGCACGGCTGGCGGCGCTCTTCCCGCACGGCTATTACGAAGATATGGACATGTGGCCGTGGGAACATTACGAGATGATCAATCTGGCCGCCGCGTGCGAACGCGCTGCCGAATTCGATGTGATTCATTATCAAGCGGCCTACTATCCGATGAGCACCGTGTTTTCGCGGCTCGTCAAAACACCGCTGTCACAGACGATTCATCTGCAACCGCCGCCTGAACAGGTGGCGCTCTGGCGCTATTACGCCGAGGCGAACTTCGTTGCGATCTCTGAACATCAACGGCAGGCACTTGAGGGGTTGAATTGCGCGGCGACGATTTATCACGGCCTTGATTTGGACAACTTTCCCTTCAGCGCGATACCCGAAGATTATCTGGCCTTTCTCGGTCGCTTCACGCCGGGCAAAGGCATCTTGCAAGCGATTGAGGTTGCCAAACGCACGGGCCTGCGGTTGAAAATGGCCGCCGCTGAAACCGAGTACTTTCACGAAGAAGTCAAACAGCACATTGACGGACGGCAGATCGAATACCTTGGCGAACTCGGCCACGCCGACAAAGTGCGTTTGCTGGGCGGCGCGCGGGCCTTGCTCTACCCCGTCCAAGCCGCCGAACCTTTCGGTTTGGTGTTGACCGAAGCGATGGCTTGCGGCACACCGGTCGCGGCGCTCAACCAAGGCGCAGTGCCGGAAATCGTCAGCAATGGTTTGAGCGGTTACGCCGCCGCAACGCTGGATGAATTGATCGAACACTTGCCGGAAGTGATGGCGTTGCCGCGCGCGCCCGTGCGGCGGTACGTCGAAGCGCATTTCAGCGTCGAAGCGATGACGGATGGCTACGAAAAACTTTTTTACCGGTTGGCCTCTGCCGCCGAAGCCAAACAAGGAGACCCGCGTGAGCGAAGCGCCGACGCTGCTGGCGGTTTTTGCGCATCCTGA
- a CDS encoding PIG-L family deacetylase — protein sequence MSEAPTLLAVFAHPDDESLVLGGTLARYAAEGWRTALLCATRGDWGPISDEALADYSNLGSVRESELRAACAVLGIGWLRLLDIEDACVEAVLGTPDETAVLAKIVLTLRELRPALVVTFGPDGLYGHPDHIAIGQLTTTACRLAGDDAAFPEQLMGGLTSYPVPELFYATAPQSYYAKLVAALGERGLPAELWGLPAAKFGVAESEIDLTLDITLYLPQKLAALRCHRTQLDATHALAHLSEELAAQYFHHEFLKRASLAGGDSIELVP from the coding sequence GTGAGCGAAGCGCCGACGCTGCTGGCGGTTTTTGCGCATCCTGACGATGAATCGCTGGTGCTGGGTGGCACGCTCGCGCGCTATGCCGCCGAAGGCTGGCGCACGGCGTTGTTGTGCGCGACGCGCGGCGATTGGGGGCCGATCAGTGATGAGGCGCTGGCGGATTATTCGAACCTCGGCAGCGTGCGCGAATCAGAGTTGCGCGCGGCTTGTGCTGTCTTGGGGATAGGCTGGCTGCGCTTGCTGGACATCGAAGACGCCTGTGTTGAAGCCGTGCTGGGCACGCCGGATGAAACCGCCGTGCTCGCCAAGATCGTGCTGACGCTGCGCGAATTGCGGCCCGCCCTCGTCGTGACGTTCGGCCCGGATGGGTTGTATGGGCATCCTGATCACATCGCCATCGGTCAATTGACGACGACGGCCTGCCGTCTGGCTGGTGATGACGCGGCGTTCCCTGAACAATTGATGGGCGGCCTCACGAGTTACCCAGTGCCCGAACTTTTTTATGCGACGGCCCCGCAAAGTTATTACGCGAAGCTGGTCGCGGCGTTGGGTGAGCGCGGCTTGCCGGCAGAGTTGTGGGGCTTGCCCGCCGCAAAGTTTGGCGTTGCTGAAAGTGAGATTGATCTGACGCTCGACATCACGCTGTATTTGCCGCAGAAATTGGCGGCGCTGCGTTGCCACCGCACGCAATTGGATGCCACGCACGCGCTGGCCCATCTCAGCGAAGAACTCGCCGCGCAATACTTTCACCACGAGTTTCTCAAGCGCGCCAGTTTGGCGGGGGGCGATAGCATCGAGCTTGTTCCCTGA